The sequence CTAGTGCCATTCAGATCATTTGTAACTGCATATGCACCACTTGTTATCGCATCCAGCGGGGGATGCGATGGATGAGGACTACATTGAAGAGAAAAGACAATATCCGTCTCACCAAGTTTATTAAAATAACCCTCCCAAGATAGTTTACCTAATGAACGTAATGTCACCTTATCAGATAAGACTATATCTTCATGCTTCTCACCAGCACTTACAACTTCCAATTCATAATCGGTTACATCAATTTTTTTTGCAAGAAGAGTAAGTGCACCAATTCCTATATCAAACAAATTCCGGGGTTTACTGGGTCTGCCATAAAATAGTATTCTAATCTTTTTTGAAGATTTTCTGTCAGCACATGATTTCTTTAACATGTGCAAATCAATCTCAGGGAAGAAAACCAATTCTTCAGAGCAAGGTATGTTCGCTTTTTTTAATGCATTAAATAACGGATATGAATTTACTATATGATGAAATCCTATTAGATATGTCTCTTCTGTCAGAGCAAAAGCTGTAGACCATGGATGGAACCCGGATTCATGATCCTGAATTAAATACACTACGTTTTGTGGCTTGATTATACCAAGATGGGCCGCTACAGTTAAAGAATGTGCTGTCGTCCAATAAGTCGCTATCCATATATCATCAGGATTAACACTAAGATTTACGATATCATAATCACTTACAAACTCAACGCTAATATTTGGGAAAAGGTTATTAGCTATCCACCCCTTGCTCTGCTCATCAGGAAATATGCCGAACGTAATAATCCGAACATCTAAGGATAGATTTAATGATAAACGTGAAGTGAATTCCAGCGCTGTTTTAATTCCTGCAAAAACGCCATTAGGTGGTAACCCTGGCAAAATCAAATTTATTTTTTTTCCTACATTCGAATTAGTATTAATGCATGAAGCAGCTAAGCTGTACGTATTCAATCGGGAATAAGCCACAGCATGTTCGTATTTGGCACTCTTTTGGACATATAGCGCTGTTATTTTCTTTTCTTTAATTTTTGCATGAATTTTTGATTGTATTTTTTTTAACACAATGACCTCATCAATTATACTATAGCTAAAGACGGCAAATACAACTAAGAATATTTTATTAGTTCTTGGAACACTTAGGATGAACACCTAAAAAATACGCTTTTAGCATACTAAACATATTTCCCCAATTCATCTTTATAAACTCACTAAAAACTCCAGAAAAGAACTTATAATACAAATGTAAAGTAGGATATCTACGCGCAGAAATTGCTATATCTAATGCGCGTTCTCTGGTTCTGAAATCATTCTTATTTTCACTTTGTTCCAATCTGGAAAGAGAATGCATTAAAAAAGAAGACGAGCGAACTTTCACATTCTCTCCCTTACTCACAATCTTATAAATACGGCGAAAAAGGCTAAAATCCACACCGTATAAAGCATAATTTTCATCAAAGGGTTTTAAATTATGTTTCTTAAATTTCTCCACCAGAGTCCGATTTATGATCAAACCAGAACCGATGGACAAAGCAGATTCAGGATCTAGATCAGTATCTGTGGTGATAATTCCACTTTTACATACAGGATAATAAATTTTTTTATCACCAGTTGAAATAATCTTAGGAAGTTCTAAGTCTACACAACTGATTTTAATTGCATCAATGAAAGATTCTGATATTTCAGTATCATCATCGAGAATAATGAATTTCTCTGCGTTGTTGTATTTTGAAAAAATTTCATTATATATAATGCTAAGAGGCAAGTTATCAAGGCAATTAATTAACTCCACCTGATTATCAAAACAGTGCTCCAACTTAGCTAAAAACTCTCCTTCATAGTTTATTTCGCGAGGACCATTATTATGAATAACAAGTTTTGTATTGTTAAAACTATAATTGGATATTGTATCAAGGGTGGTGGACTCCTGAAGATCTTTATTATACATAATCACTAATATGATATTAGCCCACATGCTCACCTCTCATAAAAACCTCATCAATATTATCAGAAAGCACACATTAATTTTCGAAGTACATGAACAAAAAGGCTAAGGAGTTTTTTACTTCATATTCTTTATTGACAATTACCATCAATATTTTTTTCGACATAATCAAAAAACATCAATAAATGATATCTTTTTTATATAAAACATGAAATTTAGCAATAAAGAAAATTATTAGCCCTCCTGAAGCTCCGAACAATAACGGATTCACCGACCCCGAAAATATCCAAAGAGAAATAAAAATAAGCGGAACAGTAAATTTCATTCCTCCACGCGCGTCTTTTTGAATCGAATTAAAACACAAACTCATATATAAAAGAAGCAATACGCCAGCACCTAAGCTTCCCAACGTCATCAGCATCGATAAACTCTGGCTTTCGTATAGGTAAGGCGTATCCTCCGACCTCAAGGCATTAGGAATAAAGTATCCAACCCCATGTCCTAAAATAGGTTTTTCCGAGAACGCATATAATAACATTCTGTTTTGCCATACACGTTCGACATCTGACGCTATGTTTGAGTTATTGTCGCCACCAAATCTGGTTTCTATTATTTTAAAAACAAGTTCACCGAGTGGCGTCATGGTTAACAAAAAGAAAAGAACAACTGTACCTAGAATAAGAACCTTGAAAATTTTGAACAAATTAGCTTCAAGAACAATAGCAAGAGCGATAAAAAAAACCGTCTCTGCCCAAAATGCACGAGAAAGAGTAAGCAGCATTGAAATAATCAGCAGAACAAAAGCACCGTAAAGTAAAATCTTATTACCCTTGCCATAAATAATTTCTTTTGTGACGAAATACATGAAAAATGGAACAGCTGAATCTAAGGGTATTTGTAATCTGGAAATAAATGTCCCCTGAACCCCCAGTGACATCATTTGAATATTCCATGTATCGCGTATCCAGGTGATAACATCCCCCATGGCAATACCGGACAATAATGAAAATGCAAGAATACCAATTTTTATTATGGCAATAGCAACAAACATTTTTTTAATTGTTTTATAGATTAAAATTCTATTATCATCTGAATATTCGCTGCAACATATAAGAAACACAGCCACAATGACAGATAAAAACACATCTCTTGATTGCCCAAACACATACTCAGTCACATTCCCTTGAATAATAGAATACAAAACTGCAAACAATAAAAAAACAATAAAAGGGAAAACCTTTCGCGCCATCCGTTGTATCAGCACTGGCCTAGAAAAAATATACGCACCCATACTTAAAATAATTAATGGGCTACGTAAAGCCATTAAGTATATTGATAGATTTATAAAAAAACTTTTTCCTATTTTCATTAGAGTCTATCCCAATAGAATTCTATTCCGCGCCCGCGCAAGTATATAGATAATTCATTGCCATCTAGTTAAACATTTCTTTAGTGTCGAACTTGGCAACGATAAGAATGATTCATAGGCCTGTATTTATATTTCTCAACAAAAATAATATATATCCCATAACATGAAATTTATCTACCCCCCCCTCACAACCT comes from Brenneria nigrifluens DSM 30175 = ATCC 13028 and encodes:
- a CDS encoding O-antigen ligase family protein; its protein translation is MKIGKSFFINLSIYLMALRSPLIILSMGAYIFSRPVLIQRMARKVFPFIVFLLFAVLYSIIQGNVTEYVFGQSRDVFLSVIVAVFLICCSEYSDDNRILIYKTIKKMFVAIAIIKIGILAFSLLSGIAMGDVITWIRDTWNIQMMSLGVQGTFISRLQIPLDSAVPFFMYFVTKEIIYGKGNKILLYGAFVLLIISMLLTLSRAFWAETVFFIALAIVLEANLFKIFKVLILGTVVLFFLLTMTPLGELVFKIIETRFGGDNNSNIASDVERVWQNRMLLYAFSEKPILGHGVGYFIPNALRSEDTPYLYESQSLSMLMTLGSLGAGVLLLLYMSLCFNSIQKDARGGMKFTVPLIFISLWIFSGSVNPLLFGASGGLIIFFIAKFHVLYKKDIIY
- a CDS encoding glycosyltransferase family 2 protein; this encodes MWANIILVIMYNKDLQESTTLDTISNYSFNNTKLVIHNNGPREINYEGEFLAKLEHCFDNQVELINCLDNLPLSIIYNEIFSKYNNAEKFIILDDDTEISESFIDAIKISCVDLELPKIISTGDKKIYYPVCKSGIITTDTDLDPESALSIGSGLIINRTLVEKFKKHNLKPFDENYALYGVDFSLFRRIYKIVSKGENVKVRSSSFLMHSLSRLEQSENKNDFRTRERALDIAISARRYPTLHLYYKFFSGVFSEFIKMNWGNMFSMLKAYFLGVHPKCSKN